In one window of Desulforhabdus amnigena DNA:
- a CDS encoding type II toxin-antitoxin system Phd/YefM family antitoxin — MHTVTLKQADKDLKGIIQRAIRDKDEVIIASDEGAVVVLDEVEWSNIKETLRLLSDKRSLAALLECHELRDRGERPEGISPEEAFKDV, encoded by the coding sequence ATGCACACCGTTACGCTCAAACAGGCGGATAAAGATTTAAAAGGCATCATACAGAGAGCCATCCGGGACAAAGACGAAGTGATTATTGCTTCAGATGAAGGTGCCGTCGTTGTTTTGGATGAGGTCGAGTGGTCGAACATCAAAGAGACACTTCGCCTGCTCAGCGATAAGCGGTCCCTGGCTGCCTTGCTCGAATGCCATGAACTGAGAGACAGAGGAGAACGCCCGGAAGGTATAAGCCCCGAGGAAGCCTTCAAAGATGTATAA
- a CDS encoding beta-galactosidase, producing MSRPMHFLIIGLLLLVAPVLTFAQDMAELETDHALTFEFETPHTDWATPYAQGKTRVLFFTDGTGTHPRECVELMERFDLDAQAVFWARIVDSKESHWHGGKLGEERMQKLLEQDWDCFVFLNIPMSNLPQVAMARILEAVEKGAGIVLVGVDSAGIPQEKKRLDQTPRFLSHVPLEETLTFHQGRIARLSSEPKIEYHEGWEVDYDYWEERFGRAVLWAAKKEPSMNLELAVSASPSAPHAPGPAPRFTDSPETLTLKISGQPKGDKPTLHLSLRRPADKPISFPPRELSNGQTVSIDLPALPAGDYHADAIVKSSAGVETWATLPFAVESGRKVKEIKLEREWGEPGENLAGTVTLAGEPLQGESVRVQLLDRRRRQLLRQDLVPDGDTGRFSFEISHWMPMLVTVEAQILVGDTEISRDDRYFRVTHRSRDRFNFLVWDTPTGNLAPYAEESLANTGITLQLAWGNPPLYVSAFDVAWVPYTTHISTPKTQEGVMQPFCWNDEEAVEKHVAALAAKHAGSREHGAFVYSLGDENKTLGCCLSPHCATAYRKYLQEVYGSLEALNRSWSSDFKAWDDVGLSKEDDSEEENSLKDKNYPRWFDRQAFKSWNYVRYCEKYREAYKTLDPQARTGFEGAGGFAKGDDLDLIVRSMDFWSPYPGLADEVIRSIAPRGFIRSNWMGYTKDADSLLRKYWRMVTLGMDSVWWWRWDCIGKFHGWLAPDLRPYPAVKEILEDTRVLRDGLGDLLLQSQMQDDGIAILYSYPSTFACRLDEGASYGGYEEAHQAIIKALRNRGLQFRYVTDRMLKLGEFDPSKTKIFILPRAEAMGDKEAEVIGKFVEGGGTVVADLRPAIYDDHCKPREKGVLDDLFGISREMRSPAQVTTSLEGVLGFKAVVDPGIRVTGASPAQKLGETPILLSRKVGKGTVILLNCDMNTFARLSAALFSRGDAATAETEALREAFAGVAPQITLEGHEGKHPEDIQVTRWRNGAMEIVALFRETGSKEDVTVVLPETKYIYDLRNRKSLGQQERFSTTILPSRASFFVLSPNGAPEPKLDIDTTTAARGTVVKASLSVPGSEGLHALRVRVKSGAGELDGLSRILVVERDTKELDIPIAFNDPVGMYEIQATDLFSEQTKTVQITVH from the coding sequence TTGTCACGCCCCATGCACTTCCTCATCATCGGCCTTCTGCTCCTTGTGGCTCCCGTTCTCACCTTTGCTCAGGACATGGCCGAACTGGAAACAGACCACGCCCTCACCTTCGAATTCGAAACCCCGCACACCGACTGGGCAACGCCCTACGCTCAGGGCAAAACCCGTGTGCTCTTCTTTACCGACGGCACCGGCACCCATCCCCGCGAATGCGTCGAGCTCATGGAGCGTTTCGACCTGGATGCTCAGGCCGTCTTCTGGGCCAGAATCGTGGACAGCAAGGAGAGCCACTGGCACGGCGGCAAACTCGGTGAGGAGCGCATGCAAAAACTCCTGGAGCAAGATTGGGACTGCTTCGTCTTCCTGAACATCCCCATGAGCAACCTGCCTCAAGTTGCAATGGCCCGAATCCTCGAAGCCGTCGAAAAGGGCGCGGGAATCGTGCTCGTGGGAGTGGACAGTGCCGGCATTCCCCAGGAAAAGAAACGCCTGGATCAAACACCCCGGTTCCTTTCCCATGTTCCTCTCGAGGAAACCCTCACCTTCCACCAGGGCCGCATCGCCCGTCTCTCGAGCGAACCCAAAATCGAATATCACGAGGGATGGGAAGTGGACTACGACTACTGGGAGGAGCGGTTCGGCCGGGCGGTTTTGTGGGCTGCGAAAAAAGAACCTTCCATGAACCTTGAACTGGCCGTTTCCGCCTCCCCTTCAGCTCCCCATGCACCCGGTCCGGCTCCACGCTTCACCGATTCGCCGGAGACTCTGACCCTGAAAATCTCAGGCCAACCCAAGGGAGACAAGCCCACCCTTCACCTTTCCCTGCGAAGACCGGCCGATAAGCCGATTTCTTTCCCTCCCCGTGAGCTTTCAAATGGGCAAACTGTTTCCATTGATCTCCCCGCCCTTCCCGCGGGCGACTACCACGCCGACGCCATAGTGAAAAGCTCCGCGGGCGTGGAAACCTGGGCTACCCTCCCCTTTGCCGTGGAATCAGGGCGCAAGGTGAAGGAGATCAAGCTGGAGCGCGAATGGGGTGAACCGGGTGAAAACCTTGCGGGCACCGTGACCCTGGCGGGGGAACCGCTTCAGGGAGAGAGCGTCCGTGTTCAGTTGCTCGACCGCCGAAGACGGCAGCTCCTGAGGCAGGACCTGGTTCCCGACGGCGACACGGGCCGCTTTTCGTTCGAGATTTCCCACTGGATGCCCATGCTGGTCACAGTGGAGGCTCAAATCCTTGTAGGCGACACGGAAATATCGCGGGATGACCGATATTTTCGCGTGACGCACCGCAGCCGGGACCGCTTCAACTTTCTCGTCTGGGACACTCCAACGGGAAACCTTGCTCCCTACGCCGAAGAAAGCCTTGCCAATACCGGCATCACCTTGCAGCTTGCCTGGGGAAATCCGCCTCTGTATGTCTCAGCGTTTGATGTTGCCTGGGTCCCGTACACAACCCACATTTCGACTCCAAAGACCCAGGAAGGAGTCATGCAACCCTTCTGCTGGAACGACGAAGAGGCGGTGGAAAAGCACGTTGCCGCACTGGCTGCAAAACATGCGGGCTCGCGTGAGCACGGAGCCTTCGTTTATTCCCTCGGCGATGAAAACAAAACCCTCGGCTGCTGCCTTTCCCCTCACTGCGCAACCGCCTATCGAAAGTATCTTCAAGAAGTCTACGGAAGCCTGGAAGCCTTGAACCGTTCCTGGAGTTCCGATTTCAAGGCCTGGGACGATGTCGGCCTCTCCAAGGAAGACGACAGTGAAGAAGAAAATTCCCTGAAAGACAAAAACTACCCGCGCTGGTTCGATCGGCAGGCGTTCAAATCCTGGAATTACGTCAGGTACTGTGAGAAGTACCGCGAAGCTTACAAAACCCTGGACCCGCAGGCCAGGACGGGCTTCGAGGGGGCCGGTGGATTCGCGAAGGGAGACGACCTGGATTTGATCGTGCGCAGTATGGACTTCTGGTCGCCCTACCCGGGACTGGCCGATGAGGTCATCCGATCCATCGCGCCGCGCGGCTTCATTCGTTCCAACTGGATGGGATACACCAAGGACGCCGATTCCCTGCTCCGGAAGTACTGGCGCATGGTGACCCTAGGCATGGATTCCGTCTGGTGGTGGCGGTGGGACTGCATCGGCAAATTCCACGGCTGGCTGGCGCCGGACCTTCGCCCCTATCCGGCGGTGAAAGAGATCCTGGAAGACACCCGGGTCCTGCGCGACGGCCTGGGTGACCTGCTGCTGCAATCACAAATGCAGGATGACGGCATCGCCATACTCTACTCCTATCCTTCCACTTTCGCCTGCAGGCTGGACGAGGGCGCGAGCTATGGAGGCTACGAGGAAGCGCACCAGGCAATCATCAAGGCTTTGAGGAACCGGGGATTGCAGTTCCGGTACGTCACGGACCGGATGCTGAAACTGGGCGAGTTCGATCCGTCCAAAACTAAAATATTCATCCTGCCCCGCGCTGAAGCCATGGGCGACAAGGAAGCGGAAGTCATTGGGAAGTTCGTCGAAGGCGGCGGGACCGTAGTGGCGGATCTCCGCCCCGCCATCTACGACGACCACTGCAAGCCGCGCGAAAAGGGAGTGCTGGACGACCTTTTTGGAATCAGCCGGGAAATGAGATCGCCGGCTCAAGTCACCACCAGCCTCGAAGGAGTTCTGGGGTTCAAAGCCGTGGTGGATCCGGGCATCCGGGTAACCGGTGCCTCGCCCGCTCAGAAGCTGGGGGAGACACCGATACTGCTCTCTCGAAAAGTTGGAAAAGGGACTGTGATTCTTCTCAACTGCGATATGAACACGTTCGCACGGCTCTCCGCCGCGCTGTTTTCAAGGGGAGATGCAGCCACGGCCGAAACGGAAGCACTCCGTGAAGCTTTCGCCGGGGTTGCACCGCAGATCACTCTTGAAGGCCACGAAGGCAAACATCCGGAAGATATCCAGGTCACCCGGTGGCGGAATGGAGCCATGGAGATCGTCGCTCTTTTCCGTGAAACCGGGTCCAAAGAGGACGTGACGGTGGTTCTGCCCGAAACGAAATACATTTACGACTTGCGCAACCGCAAGTCCCTGGGGCAGCAGGAACGTTTCAGCACCACGATCCTTCCGTCACGGGCAAGTTTTTTCGTCCTGTCACCGAATGGGGCTCCCGAACCAAAACTGGACATCGATACAACCACGGCCGCACGCGGCACTGTGGTGAAGGCATCACTCTCCGTGCCGGGAAGCGAAGGGCTCCATGCCTTGCGGGTGCGCGTAAAATCCGGAGCCGGCGAACTGGATGGGCTCAGCCGAATTCTGGTTGTAGAACGGGATACAAAGGAATTAGATATCCCCATTGCATTCAATGATCCGGTCGGCATGTATGAGATCCAGGCAACCGATTTATTTTCTGAACAAACGAAAACCGTCCAAATAACGGTTCATTAG
- a CDS encoding polysaccharide pyruvyl transferase family protein → MNVGILTFHWAYNYGAALQAYALSQSVKKLGHTVQFIDYAPPALRLPWWQGWGFRSGTELLSRTCWRLRFDLFRYRCLPTTRRCCSKEELQATADEFDAVIVGSDQVWNGNITEGFDPTYFFDFVENPKCRKISYAACFGNSTQPAETISKAGALLNRFDFLSVRNEMSAKLVHDISGRKSEVVLDPTLLHDFGEHLSPPLNKTGYIAVYHLSGQHISIGEDILRIVKDKMRLPVILIGTKSNVKGIDRYIPSAGPVEWLRILQRASFVCTDSFHGTLFSIKFRKPFIVWSGFRPKRIRDFLTTCGLQDRLLTAPIESDVVRLINENIDYDAVEDRLSPKISTSLDFLKKALAS, encoded by the coding sequence ATGAATGTTGGTATTCTGACTTTTCATTGGGCATACAATTACGGTGCAGCCCTTCAGGCATATGCTCTATCTCAATCAGTTAAGAAACTTGGACATACCGTCCAATTCATCGATTATGCGCCGCCTGCCCTTAGACTGCCTTGGTGGCAGGGATGGGGGTTTCGCAGTGGGACTGAACTTCTTTCGCGTACCTGCTGGCGTTTGCGATTCGACCTCTTCCGATACCGCTGCTTACCCACAACGCGTCGCTGCTGCTCCAAGGAGGAATTGCAAGCCACCGCAGACGAATTCGATGCTGTAATTGTCGGCAGTGATCAGGTGTGGAACGGCAATATCACCGAGGGATTCGATCCAACGTATTTTTTCGATTTCGTAGAGAATCCGAAATGCCGCAAAATAAGCTATGCCGCGTGTTTCGGGAATTCCACACAACCTGCGGAGACAATATCGAAGGCAGGTGCCTTGCTGAACCGTTTCGATTTTTTGTCCGTGCGCAATGAGATGAGCGCCAAGCTTGTTCATGATATCTCCGGAAGGAAGTCCGAAGTAGTCCTCGATCCGACATTGCTACATGATTTTGGCGAACATCTCAGTCCACCACTTAATAAAACTGGTTATATCGCTGTTTATCATCTTTCTGGACAGCACATTTCTATTGGCGAGGATATCTTGCGCATCGTTAAGGATAAAATGCGGTTGCCAGTTATCCTGATTGGCACAAAGAGTAATGTCAAAGGGATTGACCGGTATATCCCCTCCGCAGGACCTGTGGAGTGGTTGAGAATCCTCCAAAGAGCATCATTCGTGTGCACTGATTCCTTCCACGGTACGTTATTTTCCATTAAGTTCAGAAAACCCTTTATTGTCTGGAGTGGTTTTAGACCAAAACGGATCCGGGATTTCCTGACAACCTGTGGACTTCAAGATCGGCTTTTGACTGCTCCCATTGAATCCGATGTAGTGCGGCTTATCAATGAGAACATCGATTATGATGCGGTCGAAGACCGACTCTCTCCCAAA
- a CDS encoding Coenzyme F420 hydrogenase/dehydrogenase, beta subunit C-terminal domain, producing the protein MQENNVCSKTVAQNLCVGCGVCAGICPHSNLIIQENAEGGYNPVSLGHCLSSCSECLHVCPFQDHDFNEDSIGKTLYGETAGIRHRIETGYFLNTYVGHVADSVHRWRGASGGMATWFLKTLLIENIVDHVICVTPQQDPHKLFAFEIISDPDDILRSAKSAYYPVELSSVLQSVSERPGRYALIGLPCFIKAVRLATLRNSKLRERILVYAGLVCGQLKTKGFTESLTRKMNLDPRKIRHFCFRHKTHERPASNFSMTASDDRTTATVQWSDFCSLAWMSGMFKLKSCNFCDDVFSELADICFMDAWLPEYAEESAGTSLVITRSALAERIIREAGIKNGKCDLQEIPVEKVIESQSFVVITKREMLQHRLWVESKKGRIIPQKRVTPKKPHPLDWLHILNAEAIRSRSFMALSKQRASRDVGLAVFLKQMRKDLYLRKWLYRFNRENFKAGIKRRIDNVRKRIRPLLKP; encoded by the coding sequence ATGCAGGAAAATAATGTATGTAGCAAAACGGTGGCTCAAAATCTGTGCGTGGGATGCGGTGTCTGTGCTGGAATTTGCCCCCACAGCAATCTCATTATCCAGGAAAACGCTGAAGGTGGATATAATCCTGTTAGCCTGGGGCACTGCCTTTCGTCTTGTTCCGAATGCCTCCACGTTTGCCCCTTCCAGGATCATGACTTCAATGAAGACTCTATAGGGAAAACGCTCTATGGTGAAACAGCAGGGATTCGACACAGAATCGAAACCGGCTATTTCTTGAATACCTATGTCGGACATGTAGCAGACTCCGTTCACCGTTGGCGTGGAGCTTCCGGAGGCATGGCAACATGGTTTCTGAAAACCCTCCTCATCGAAAATATCGTAGATCATGTTATCTGTGTGACACCCCAGCAAGATCCACATAAGCTTTTCGCCTTTGAGATTATTTCTGATCCTGACGACATCCTGCGCTCTGCCAAGTCCGCCTACTACCCGGTTGAACTATCCAGTGTTCTTCAGTCTGTTTCTGAAAGGCCAGGCCGATATGCACTCATAGGATTGCCGTGCTTCATCAAAGCGGTCCGTTTGGCAACACTGCGAAACTCCAAGTTAAGAGAGCGTATTCTTGTCTATGCCGGGCTCGTCTGCGGGCAACTCAAGACGAAAGGGTTTACTGAGAGTTTGACTCGGAAGATGAACCTTGATCCTAGAAAGATTCGACACTTCTGTTTTAGACATAAAACTCATGAAAGACCGGCATCGAATTTTTCGATGACTGCGTCCGATGATAGAACTACTGCCACCGTTCAGTGGAGTGACTTTTGTAGTTTGGCATGGATGTCCGGCATGTTCAAACTCAAATCCTGCAATTTCTGCGACGATGTTTTCTCCGAACTTGCGGACATTTGCTTTATGGACGCATGGCTGCCGGAATATGCGGAAGAAAGTGCCGGTACCAGTTTGGTGATCACCCGGTCTGCCCTCGCAGAGCGGATCATTCGGGAAGCTGGGATAAAAAACGGCAAATGCGACCTGCAAGAGATCCCTGTAGAGAAAGTCATCGAAAGCCAGTCATTTGTCGTCATAACCAAGCGAGAAATGCTCCAGCACCGTCTTTGGGTTGAATCAAAAAAGGGACGAATCATCCCTCAAAAACGTGTTACCCCGAAAAAACCCCATCCACTCGATTGGCTGCATATTTTAAACGCAGAGGCCATTCGTTCACGAAGCTTCATGGCACTTTCTAAACAGAGGGCTAGTAGGGATGTTGGCCTTGCGGTCTTCTTGAAGCAAATGAGAAAGGATTTATACCTTCGAAAGTGGCTGTATCGCTTCAATCGCGAAAATTTTAAAGCGGGGATCAAGCGCCGAATCGATAATGTTCGGAAGCGTATCAGGCCTCTGTTGAAGCCGTAA
- the gmd gene encoding GDP-mannose 4,6-dehydratase: protein MPKSALITGITGQDGAYLAEFLLEKGYTVHGVKRRASSFNTQRIDHLYEDPHVENRRFILHYGDLTDATNLIRIIQEVQPDEIYNLAAQSHVHVSFESPEYTANADALGTLRLLESIRILGLEKKTRFYQASTSELYGLVQEVPQTEKTPFYPRSPYACAKLYAYWITVNYREAYGIYGCNGILFNHESPLRGETFVTRKITRALARIYLGLQDCLYLGNLNALRDWGHARDYVEMQWLMLQQEAPDDYVIATGEQHSVREFVQTAARELGMAIAFEGEGVDERGVNLANGKTVVSVDPRYFRPTEVETLLGDPSKGKAKLGWSPKVGFEELVREMVRADLEEAKKEELCLRAGFAVNTPQE from the coding sequence ATGCCCAAATCGGCTCTCATTACCGGCATCACCGGCCAGGACGGCGCCTATCTGGCCGAATTCCTGCTCGAAAAAGGCTACACCGTCCACGGTGTCAAGCGCCGCGCATCCTCCTTCAACACCCAGCGGATCGACCATCTCTACGAAGACCCCCACGTGGAAAACCGCCGGTTCATCCTTCACTACGGAGACCTCACCGATGCCACCAACCTGATCCGCATCATCCAGGAGGTCCAACCCGACGAGATCTACAACCTGGCGGCGCAGAGCCACGTTCATGTCTCTTTCGAATCTCCCGAATACACGGCCAACGCCGATGCCCTGGGCACCCTGCGCCTGCTGGAATCCATCCGCATCCTGGGGCTGGAAAAGAAAACCCGTTTCTACCAGGCCTCCACTTCGGAGCTGTACGGACTGGTGCAGGAAGTCCCCCAGACCGAAAAGACCCCCTTTTATCCGCGTTCCCCCTATGCCTGCGCCAAGCTCTACGCCTACTGGATCACGGTCAACTACCGCGAGGCCTACGGAATCTACGGCTGCAACGGCATCCTCTTCAACCACGAATCCCCCCTGCGCGGCGAAACCTTCGTCACCCGCAAGATCACCCGCGCCCTGGCCCGCATTTACCTGGGCCTGCAGGACTGCCTCTACCTGGGCAACCTGAACGCCCTGCGCGACTGGGGCCATGCGCGGGATTATGTGGAGATGCAGTGGCTCATGCTGCAACAGGAAGCTCCGGACGATTATGTCATCGCCACGGGGGAACAGCATTCGGTACGGGAATTCGTGCAGACCGCGGCCAGGGAACTGGGCATGGCCATCGCCTTCGAAGGCGAGGGCGTGGATGAGCGCGGTGTGAACCTGGCCAACGGCAAGACCGTGGTCTCCGTGGACCCCCGCTATTTCCGGCCAACGGAAGTGGAGACGCTCCTCGGCGACCCCTCCAAGGGCAAGGCCAAATTGGGATGGTCCCCCAAGGTCGGCTTCGAAGAGCTGGTGCGCGAGATGGTCCGGGCCGACCTGGAAGAGGCCAAGAAGGAAGAGTTGTGCCTGCGGGCGGGATTTGCCGTCAACACCCCCCAGGAATAG
- a CDS encoding GDP-L-fucose synthase family protein, whose protein sequence is MNRTEKIFVAGAAGMVGSALVRALVAQGFENIVGSIHRSRPPLDAGTGERMRLVPLDLLDQQAVKGFYTRERPAHVFLAAARVGGIHANNTYPASFIYENLVIQSNIIHGAYECGVSRLLFLGSSCIYPKLAPQPMREEHLLTGPLEPTNEPYALAKIAGIKTCESYNRQYGTRFVAVMPTNLYGPGDNFHPQNSHVLPALLRRFHEARQNRAERVTVWGTGKAMREFLHVDDMAEASLFVMNLPDDALQRELLSYPRPCFVNVGTGQDVTIRELAETVANTVGYKGELIFDASKPDGTPRKLLDVSRLTALGWTARIGLEEGIRSTYAWFLKNEAQARLG, encoded by the coding sequence ATGAATCGTACGGAAAAAATCTTTGTTGCCGGAGCCGCCGGGATGGTCGGCAGCGCCCTCGTGCGCGCCCTGGTGGCCCAGGGCTTTGAAAACATTGTCGGCTCCATCCACCGCTCCCGGCCGCCCCTGGATGCCGGAACCGGAGAGCGCATGCGCCTCGTGCCCCTGGACCTGCTGGACCAGCAGGCCGTGAAGGGGTTTTACACCCGCGAACGCCCCGCCCATGTATTCCTGGCCGCGGCCAGGGTGGGCGGAATCCACGCCAACAACACGTATCCGGCGTCCTTTATCTACGAAAACCTGGTCATACAGTCCAACATCATTCACGGGGCCTACGAATGCGGGGTCAGCCGGCTCCTCTTTCTGGGTTCGTCGTGCATCTATCCCAAGCTGGCCCCGCAGCCCATGCGCGAGGAGCACCTGCTGACCGGTCCCCTGGAGCCGACCAACGAGCCCTACGCCTTGGCCAAGATCGCCGGCATCAAGACCTGCGAGTCCTATAACCGCCAGTACGGCACGCGCTTCGTGGCGGTCATGCCGACCAACCTCTACGGGCCGGGCGATAATTTTCATCCGCAAAATTCCCATGTGCTGCCCGCCCTTTTGCGCCGCTTTCATGAGGCGCGCCAAAACCGCGCCGAACGGGTCACCGTGTGGGGAACAGGCAAGGCCATGCGCGAATTTTTGCATGTGGACGACATGGCCGAAGCCTCCCTTTTCGTCATGAACCTGCCCGATGACGCGCTGCAGCGCGAACTGCTCTCCTACCCCAGACCCTGCTTTGTCAACGTGGGCACCGGCCAGGATGTGACCATCCGCGAATTGGCCGAAACCGTGGCCAATACCGTGGGCTACAAGGGAGAGCTGATCTTTGACGCGTCCAAACCCGATGGGACGCCGCGCAAGCTCCTGGATGTCTCCCGGCTCACGGCTCTGGGGTGGACCGCACGGATCGGGCTGGAAGAAGGCATCCGCAGCACCTATGCGTGGTTTCTAAAAAATGAGGCGCAGGCGCGGCTGGGCTGA
- a CDS encoding ParB/RepB/Spo0J family partition protein has translation MIAVAPTYQKGRLYTLDLSQLQPDPNQPRKSLDPAALEELAASIAQHGVLEPILFRLDENGGLIIVAGERRVQAARQANLTTIPGILVDGNHAEIALVENLLRQDLTAIEEAEALSSSGPHEAKLLELLNFIQTYQQVHPCRHTDTITL, from the coding sequence ATGATTGCTGTCGCCCCGACCTACCAAAAAGGCCGGCTCTACACCCTGGACCTCTCGCAGCTCCAGCCCGACCCCAACCAGCCCCGCAAGTCCCTGGACCCTGCGGCCCTGGAGGAACTCGCCGCGTCCATCGCGCAGCACGGCGTCCTGGAACCCATCCTCTTCCGCCTGGATGAAAACGGCGGCCTCATCATCGTCGCCGGGGAACGCCGCGTCCAGGCCGCCAGGCAGGCAAACCTCACTACCATTCCCGGCATCCTGGTGGACGGCAACCACGCCGAAATCGCCCTGGTGGAAAACCTGCTGCGCCAGGACCTCACCGCCATCGAGGAGGCCGAAGCCCTGAGCAGCAGCGGGCCGCACGAAGCAAAACTCCTGGAGTTATTAAACTTTATCCAAACATATCAACAGGTTCACCCATGTCGGCACACCGACACCATAACACTTTGA
- a CDS encoding Txe/YoeB family addiction module toxin: protein MYKILIAKKAQADLDWFRKNDKNSYLKCFDLVREIMVNPREGTGKPERLKYFEKEVYSRRINHKDRLIYTIYEDIKEIDISSFRGHYD, encoded by the coding sequence ATGTATAAAATTCTCATAGCGAAGAAAGCTCAGGCAGACTTGGACTGGTTCAGAAAAAATGATAAAAACAGCTATCTCAAGTGTTTTGATCTGGTGCGAGAAATAATGGTGAACCCGAGAGAGGGAACGGGGAAACCGGAAAGGCTCAAGTATTTTGAAAAGGAAGTCTACAGCCGCCGGATAAACCATAAAGATCGATTGATTTATACCATTTACGAAGACATTAAAGAGATAGACATCTCCTCTTTCCGCGGGCATTATGACTGA
- a CDS encoding oligosaccharide flippase family protein: MKPIRGSFSLNIATNIFNLALNIIVGLFLVPYLIRRLGVEAYGIIPLANYFIQYLSLVSLALNSAVGRYIAIALEKGMKEESNRIFNTAFWSNLVVVSLLLLISIPIIIFLDKIINLPTSIEQASRFLFICTFLGFYLSIATSAFAVSSWCLNRFDLLNGISIIRQTVYLSLIMILFSFFQGNLFSVGIAILGGALTTTTLNYVLSRQLLPHLRIGIRYFERASLRKLLSTGGWISINKIGSILYLQIDLFVLNRLLGTFIAGQYASILQMSMVVRMLGAAISSVFGPPMVYLVAQNNRSELVRYTRRSLLFLGMSMALPIGLICGFSKPLLSLWLGNDFSTLSTLLIVLTAHLSVNVAVYPFFELQTATNRVRWPGLITCIMGAANFALALSLAGWTSLGMYGVAAAGAIMLTLKNALFTPIYGALIIGQCWYLFLKELILITFLTCAVFLVSTSLLTFIKIDTWIELILSSAFISATYCLVVWTFLPKEEKRLIVEKVGEIFGRMGIAYAGK, from the coding sequence ATGAAGCCAATAAGGGGAAGTTTTTCTTTAAATATTGCGACAAACATTTTCAATTTGGCACTAAATATTATCGTCGGTCTGTTTTTGGTTCCGTATTTGATCCGGAGGTTAGGCGTTGAGGCCTATGGAATTATCCCTCTCGCAAATTATTTTATACAATACCTATCCTTGGTGTCCTTAGCTCTGAATTCAGCGGTAGGAAGATATATTGCGATTGCTCTAGAGAAAGGGATGAAAGAGGAATCCAACCGGATCTTCAATACTGCGTTCTGGAGCAATCTGGTTGTTGTCTCTCTACTGCTCTTGATCAGTATCCCGATCATCATTTTTCTCGACAAAATCATCAACTTGCCAACCAGTATAGAACAGGCATCCCGCTTCCTTTTTATATGTACATTTCTAGGTTTTTACCTTTCTATAGCTACATCTGCCTTTGCTGTATCTTCCTGGTGTCTCAACCGTTTCGATCTGCTCAACGGTATCAGCATCATTCGCCAGACTGTTTATCTCTCCCTTATTATGATTCTTTTCAGTTTCTTCCAGGGCAATCTTTTTTCGGTAGGAATTGCGATTTTAGGCGGCGCTCTGACAACGACGACATTGAACTATGTGTTGTCCCGACAACTATTGCCTCATCTTCGTATCGGCATTCGCTATTTTGAGAGGGCTTCCCTGAGAAAGCTGCTATCTACCGGAGGATGGATCAGCATCAACAAGATTGGCTCCATCCTCTATTTACAAATTGATCTATTTGTTCTCAACCGCCTCCTTGGAACATTCATTGCGGGACAGTATGCATCCATACTGCAGATGTCCATGGTCGTACGGATGCTCGGTGCTGCCATCAGTTCAGTCTTTGGACCACCCATGGTTTATCTTGTTGCGCAAAACAATAGAAGTGAACTCGTTCGTTATACCCGGCGGTCACTGCTATTTCTTGGGATGTCTATGGCCTTACCCATAGGTTTGATTTGTGGCTTTTCCAAGCCCTTGCTGTCATTGTGGCTTGGAAACGATTTTTCCACCCTATCGACACTGCTCATTGTTCTTACTGCTCACCTTTCCGTAAACGTTGCCGTCTATCCTTTCTTTGAACTGCAGACAGCCACCAATAGAGTGCGATGGCCGGGTCTCATTACTTGTATTATGGGTGCTGCAAATTTCGCATTAGCGCTTTCCCTGGCAGGCTGGACAAGTTTGGGCATGTATGGGGTAGCTGCCGCTGGGGCTATCATGCTGACTCTCAAGAACGCTCTCTTCACACCGATCTATGGAGCGCTGATAATTGGTCAGTGCTGGTATCTTTTTCTAAAAGAATTGATTCTCATCACCTTCCTAACCTGTGCTGTATTCCTGGTGTCAACATCACTACTGACATTTATCAAAATCGATACTTGGATAGAATTGATACTGTCGAGTGCCTTTATCAGCGCAACCTATTGCTTGGTGGTTTGGACCTTTCTGCCGAAAGAAGAGAAAAGGCTGATCGTGGAGAAAGTTGGAGAGATTTTTGGAAGGATGGGCATTGCCTATGCAGGAAAATAA